The Triticum urartu cultivar G1812 chromosome 5, Tu2.1, whole genome shotgun sequence genome contains the following window.
TAGTTGGATCGGATCATTTCACTGGCTGGTTATTTTTCTCCGTGATCCGTGCTTGTTGATTGATTTGAAGTTTTCTTATTTGATCACACTTTGTGGACTTGCTTTTAAGATCGCGATAGCATCCTTCTAAGCATGTTCTTGAATATACCATGCTTTAAAGTTTATTCGGTCATAAATAATGTATCCGGCCTCTAATTCGCGCAGATGCAGCAGCAGCCTCTTCAGTGTTTCATGGGAGGAGGTGGCGGCAGCGAGCACCAGCACCACCAGCTGATCCCTGCGTCGTCCGGCCAGCTGGCGCCGCTGCCGGACGTGCCCGGCAGCACTGCGGCAAGCGCGCCGGCGGTGGCCGGGTCGTCTTCTGCCTCGCTGCAGCTGGTTGTGTCGGGACAGCAGGGTAACCCGGGCGAGCAGCCGCCGCGGCCGTCAGTGTCGATGACCGAGCGCGCCCGGATGGCCCGCGTGCCGCTGCCGGAGCCCGGCACGCTCCGGTGCCCGCGCTGCGACTCGGCCAACACCAAGTTCTGCTACTTCAACAACTACTCGCTCTCGCAGCCGCGCCACTTCTGCAAGGCGTGCCGCCGCTACTGGACGCGGGGCGGCGCCCTCCGCAACGTCCCCGTCGGCGGCGGCTGCCGCCGCAACACCAAGCGCTCCAGCAAGAAGTCGTCTCGCCAGGGccagggcggcggcggtgccgtcgcagccgccacgtcctcctcctccaccacctccacctccaccaccaCGAGCGCCGCCGCGGCGACCGCGGCCGACGTCATCGCCAGCATGCAGGCGCTGCCGCACCACCTAGGCGGCCTCCCCGCAGCAGCCGCACTGGAGGCGTCGCTCGAGGGGTACCACAGCCACAGCCACCACCAACACCATAACCTGCCGTTCCTGCCGCCGCAGTTCCTGCAGCAAGGGCTGCACGGGTACCACTTCGCCGACGGCGACATCGGCTCACAGCTGGCCGACGGGTTTCCGAGAGGCGTGGCTTCGGGTCTGCTCGCGCAGCTGGCGTCGATCAAGATGGAGGAGCATGGCGCGGGCGCCGCCGGTGCTGGAGGCGGCTTTGTCGGAGGGCACGAGCAGTACTGGCCCGGAAGCGGTGGCGGGGGCGGGTGGCCGACGGAGTTCTTGTCCGGGTTCAGCTCCTCCTCGTCGGGGAATGTGATGTGATCGTCGGGGAATGAGAGCTGTGACTGTAGGGGGTGCACTGGGTTAAGCATGCATGGACGTGGATGCCACTGATGAATTAGGTCTCCCCGCCTTAGTTTAAATTTAGGGTTATGTGGTATGGTCTCGCGCGCGTTCTTCAATTAGGATGGTGTTGTTGGTTTTAACATGCTTTTTCTTCATATTTTAATCTTGGGTTATAATTAGCTAAATGGTGTGTGTTCCTGCCTACTTCTTAGATCGGTGTAGTGGCTGCATGCAAGTGTTGTTAACTTCATGCaaggagggtgatatgatatatTGAGATGTACTGTGTTAAGTTACTTACCAATACTATGTTTAATTATATGAGGAACTTGGTATGGAAATCCATAGCTTTGTATCTTTGCACCATCTTCTTCAAATTCAATTGCGGGCCGATCAATTgccgtccccccccccccccccccccccccctccttcgTATTGATATGATCATACAATGTCGTTAGAGTGTTGCTAATGTGTATGGAAGGAGCTCCAATGGCATAGCTAAATTACAAGGCTATGCCATATTTGATGGACCTAAACACTATATATGCTTGATCCTGTTGGATAGAGTAAAATACTAATTTTATCCAATCAAAGCAAGTATGATTCGCCACAAATCAACTTCTACCTCAATTTTGCGCCTCCTAAGCTAGGTATGCGCTTGTGAAATGGATGTAGTATGGACGAAATAATTGTAAGGAATA
Protein-coding sequences here:
- the LOC125508054 gene encoding dof zinc finger protein DOF5.1-like encodes the protein MVFSSFPIFLDPPSWTQMQQQPLQCFMGGGGGSEHQHHQLIPASSGQLAPLPDVPGSTAASAPAVAGSSSASLQLVVSGQQGNPGEQPPRPSVSMTERARMARVPLPEPGTLRCPRCDSANTKFCYFNNYSLSQPRHFCKACRRYWTRGGALRNVPVGGGCRRNTKRSSKKSSRQGQGGGGAVAAATSSSSTTSTSTTTSAAAATAADVIASMQALPHHLGGLPAAAALEASLEGYHSHSHHQHHNLPFLPPQFLQQGLHGYHFADGDIGSQLADGFPRGVASGLLAQLASIKMEEHGAGAAGAGGGFVGGHEQYWPGSGGGGGWPTEFLSGFSSSSSGNVM